TCAAAGAACCCGGCGaacagtttttttctttacaatCTGGACACTCGCTATCTTCCGACTCCAGCAACGAAGTGCGTACAcctaatataaaatattatcaatcaaaattgtaaacaattaaataatgaatttttcTTACAGTCATCGCAAAAAGAACTTCCGCAACAGGGAATCATAACGGCATCAACGAAAATGTTTCGACAAATTCCACATATCAAATCTTCTGGGATTTCTTGCTCCTTTTCAGTggacattaaatattttgatgccTCTGGTTCAATTGATCTgatatcgaaaaaaaaaatcattagaaatttgaaactataaaataaataaggcCTAATTCTTACATTTCTGGCTTGCCCCTAAATGAGCGGGGAATGCCCGTAGTTCTCTTCACTTCATATTGTTCCTTCCCTCCAGCAAACGTACAATTCTTAATCCAGTGGCCACCTCGCTTACATTTGTTACAGCGATAAGAAGCCGGCACCTCACCAACTTGCGACTGTCCCTTTATGCGATGGTATctggaaaaatattaaaaattaatcaatattattaactaaatagtattcatattaagtatataacATAGTTTAATAGTATTCGTATTAGGTATATAACAAAGTATAATAGTATTCGTATTAAAGATAACATGGTTTACGCAtagattaaatattattattataggcatccatattattttgatatcaTAGGCATCCGTTACAACTATTGTTTTTCTGATATTGTAAAAGACCAGATACACAAATTTTGGTAGAAATACTGAGATGGCATAAAATCTTGACACACCGTCTAACTATCGAACAGGCTAAATTGTATTGTCATATGGATAGAGATTAGGACTATGATCATGATTCTGCATAAAGTATTCAAGGTAGTAGCATCAGTTTATTTGCTATAAAGCCTTAAAATCTATaaacttttgtattttgcatacTTGTTAAAACTCACGTTTTAGGATCATAATCCGCAGTGCTCTGCATCATCATAGCTTGAATTTTTTCCTCTTCGCTTCCTTGCATTTTAAACAGATCCATATTTAAATTCTCCGACTTATTTGTGGGCGCCGCTGCAACTGTATTTTCTGCGGCTGGATCCCATCCTTTTTTAACGGGATGTGCAATCGGAATCCGAGAAATAATCAACGTGGTGTTTTTTGGTATTAAGAAGTTATCATCTTTATATTCTATAAGAAAGAAATTgttaatacttttaaaaatctCAAAATAAATAGGCCGCACTTACCTTCTTTATTTTGAGCATTTGTAATTTGAAGATCGAAATCGATGATTTTTCCCAACCGTTTTTGCTGTATGATCTCTCTTTTTAAATCCGCAACCGATATATGCAGTCCATCGAAGGTAATTGTATCGAAGTGAAGGGTACTCTTAAACTTGTAGTGAACCGACATTTTGACTTTTGTCTATCTGAAAAATGGAAGCAGTCCACAATTACTATTGGATTGATGACAAGTAAAGCAAATTGTAATGTATACATTAATGTATAACCGACTAAATTATACCCTACAACACATGGTATTTGAATAACCTTGCAAGAATTTGCACTCACACAATAGCTTTGCCAACCacttaaatacacacataaacacgTTGCCAAGGCAAGATAGAAGGTCTCTTGTCTCtatattaattgtttaatatattttacactttaGAAgcgatttaatatttttaaatactacctaaaaattcttcaattcaaaatataactttacaacaataaaagtaGCGGTCACACGGTACCATTACCCGAGGATGTGTTGCCGGTTGTCATTACGTACCGATTAACCACCCGGCGACCCCGATGACGATAAATAAGGAATTTGTCACcaattctttttgttattgtcaGTAAATCTTGtacaagttatttattttcactaaCAACTTACACAAAGCACCAAAAgatgcaaattataaatgtattgtAGATTGCTTGACTTTATATtgacatacaaatattttttatgtatttcgaAACACAAAACGAAGCCAGTTAAAGCACACTACTACATGTAACATTTACACAtccatatgtatatttgaatgCATGTGCGCTTGTATGCGCAAAACATGAAATATAAAGCATATTAAATGCTTTTATCacatcaacattttttatattcacgTATGTATTTACTTCACAAGCGGTATGTacttattttctatatttgctTGCTCCTGGTGTTTAATACATTGGTAAATGGGAATATACGTATATTTTCCGTACATATATCGCACTCATACACAAGCACACGTCTAAATGGATGCATGTTTGATCggtttacaaaaattaattgcttttaagCATCACTTATTTTCTTGCAATACTTACACTTTTTACACGCTAGTAATTAGCATATCACAACAGGTCTAATGTTTTTCCAACAATATGATAAGATTGAattatattatcattttaaGATTTGTCACTAGAGATGGGAATAACTCTATCGATACATCGTTTGAAATGTTTGTGGATGCTTGCTTAAAATCGATGTTTTGCTAAAATCGATATATTTCAGCAGATACAGCAGATagcatacatttattattgaaaaagagaaaaattatttttctctttctaCTAAGTTCAGTACTTATATTTTCTCTAAAATATTCCATCTTCCACATATACTCAAAATTTGAACATCCCATTACCAAACGGTATCATTTGAGTGTGGCCACTTTCAAGCAAAAGatctatttaaaatgtaaataaactttTGTAACTTAATTTTAAACCAGAAATTAAGAAGTTTAAGATTGGtgatattttccaattttaatatttgaggCGCGGGCTTATCGTGAAGATATCGTGTGgtgaactttattttaatttcaccTCGATAAATTATCACATGGCTGAAAAACACATAAAAGATTTATGGCACATATTTTCACATATGCGCATACGGatcttattaaatataaaagtaatctGAAAAATATAGAGAAATATGAAGTTTTGATGTTGCACGGTTTGTACTTCTTTTCAATCGAtaagaaaatcgaaaaatcgaTGTTTTCCATCAATTCATGGATGATGGAAAATCCAAGTTATACGTGCTGCTAACTTGTAGTCTTATCACTTTGTGGCAAGGCTGTTGTAAACAAGTCTGGTAGCTCAATGCAAGGAACAGTGGTATGAATATAgcaagaaaagcaaagcataaaaatacaaataaccCTGACTCTATTGTTATTTATAGAATGCTCACCAACTCAATACGACTCGGTTGCCAGCCGGATACATCATTATGAAAtcataatatagtatatttaagcTCAGTATAgtgacatacataaatacgtGAAAATGACACGTTGCGCATCTCTAAACTGAGTCAATCATACAATATGACAAATCCTTGCACAGCACATCAATAAATTGTGattgcatgtatgtatattgtttaAAAACATTAGTTCCTAGGAATACATGATTTTAACTCTTACTAGGCCGATTCAATTCCTGTTTACAGTATTGTGGAACAATTGGATAATTTTCGCCACGTTTTGCCTTGTCTTAGACCAATGTAAGCCTCGTGTAGTTGCAGTGTTGCATTTTTGTAATCTAAGCATCCCTGTGTATGCGGTGTAGTGTGACTGTCCAGCGGCGTTTTTCCATACTCGATACCACATTTCTGTCGATACCATTGTACTAGTTTTGTGGGGTAGCCATTTTAACTTTTGGCGTCGAAAAAACTACGGAGAGCAAAATTCGCATATCCtgtagttttttattttgcatttaacgCAAGTCAGTTTGGTCGTGCAGGCAGCTGAAGCTTAGCTCGTGTGTGTGTCCCGAGAGATTCGAAACGTGTGGGTTAGCAGTTCAGTTGTACACAGTTGTCTAATTAACTCATCGAGTCAAGTACAGTACAATGTCGATGTCTGCCACGTGCTACAAGTGCAACCGGCCGGGCCACTTTGCCCGGGACTGCAGTCTCGGCGGTGGACCAGGAGGTGGTGGACCCGGAGGTGGCGGCGGTATGCGtgatggcggcggcggcggtggcatgCGTCGCAATCGTGAAAAGTGCTacaaatgcaatcaatttggGCACTTCGCACGCGCGTGCCCAGAGGAGGCCGAGCGATGCTATCGCTGCAACGGCGTTGGTCATATCTCCAAGGACTGCACTCAGGCCGACAATCCGTCATGCTACAGGTGCAACAAGCCCGGACATTGGGTGCGCAATTGCCCAGAGGCTGTCAACGAGCGCGGATCGGGACCGGCAAATGTCTCGTGCTATAAGTGCAACCGCACCGGACACATCTCCAAGAACTGCCCGGAGACATCAAAGACTTGCTATGGCTGCGGCAAGAGCGGACATCTGAGACGTGAATGCGACGAGAAGGGCGGACGGAACTAGGAGAGATCGGCGCTAGCGCttattctctctctcaaaaaatcaacgaaaatgttttgtcaaataaaaaaaaatgaaaagaaaaaaatttaatgaaaaaaaatcaattgccagccaaacaacaacaagaagaacaagaacatCTTAAAATAACAGCAAAGCAAGAAGAAGCGACCAATCAGTAAAATAACAAGTCAAGATCAACAGACACATACGAAAACATCCCTAAAaacaccacacacatacaaactcGAACACAccatatacacatacaaacaaacattcaTACAAACACCTACACCCACACAACTACATATATTTAACCATCATCTAAGCAGTACATCTCTAATTCCAAAGCTCTGAGCCTGCAGTCGAAGATGAAACATGATGAAGACTAAGAAGAAGCACACGACGATGGAGAACTGCCTCGGTGCAGTTGTGAGCTGAAGACAGAGagggacagacagacggacgtcGTCGTTGTATTTAGTAGCTACTTCCACAATACAAGATAGCAGAGAGAATGAACATCAGAACTATATTACGATTATGCTGCAAACGTGTTTGAATTTactaattacaattataacgaaagaaaaaacaaacaactatataagaatatataatttaccttaaacaaaaagataaaaaattatattaaaaaaaaacacatacacgtaatatatacatatatatatatataaatatgtactaCAAAGTATCCTATTAGGAGTTCCAACACGCAGaagataaacaacaacaagaaattgaTGCAGAAGCAAGCGGATAGAGCAAAAGTGAGAGGAGAGGCGATAGACATACAAGAGAGAGACGTTACTCCAATAAAAGCTGCGGCCGGCGAGCTTTTGCACTTCACACCAATCATCAACAAGCAAGATCTCTAGCTGGTTCAGTTAGCTAAGCTATTACggctaactaactaactaagcTAAGCAGCGCAGCTAAAAGAAAGAACAGCAGACTCGAACAATGgcagatatatacatatagtagacgaaaagcaaaaagctgCATAATGAGGATGGAAATTGAAGAAGAATGAATGACGACACgctaatgaaatgaaacacaGACTCAGTTGTAAAAACTTTTTCACTTGTGCGAGGACAGAAAAAACAAGGCGAACTACGAAGATGAtgagaaaattcaaatatcactgtgattgttttttaattgtaaattaaaatgctggAGCTGCTGATTTGagacaaaagaaataataataataacccCATAAATACATTgtcttttatttcttaatgtTCACTTTTTTGGGTAAAAAGATCTTCAATTCCCGTTCCCGTAATTTGTCCCCTTCCCACATTCAGCCTGGTTAACCAGTTTAGTCTTTTCAGTTCTTGTTCCTCTTTGAGCCGGCAAAATGGATATCAGCAGCTGCCCTcttctgatttttttttgcgaacaCATGGCGCGGCAGCTGATGGCCAGGTAtggtctctctttctctgctcctctcactcactctcttgTGCTGTGTTCTGAGTCAGCTTGATGGAGGTGCCCTCGCATACTctcgcaaaacaaaaatattgccaTTGTCTCTAGCATACTGCTGTTAACATCGtcatacatgtgtgtgtgtgcgtgtattgCTGCGACGctttctttgcctttgcttccTTGTGCAACGATACCTACGagtgtacacacatacaactaTAGATGTGCGATTAAAGTGTACACACATTTACCAATGTATGGTATGTGGATGTGCTGATTCTTTAAGAAAAGTACAGTCGTCGCCGTGCGCTGCTAATGGTGGTGCAAGCGACACAAACACAAGTACACgagtatacacacacatacatatgtttgctTGGACTGGCGACGCTTGCGGTTTGGGGGTAAAACTTCAACTTGACTGCGTCGTCTGCTTTGCTGCACTTGGCAACAAGTTTCGCCCGTCTGGCGCATCGCGTTTAGCCGTCTGTCTGCCTCACGCTGCATTGtgctctgctgtgctgtggctGCGCTGCGCCGCACTGCTGCTCATCGTGCGCTCTGATTGAGGGTCAAGGTCAGCAAGCATTCGCATCAGCTGCTGCGCATGTGCGACTCAGACGCCAAGTTTCTTCAAGCCGAACGTCAGTTCGAAGCTGCTCTgcttgctgccgctgcctggTACTCTTAACTTGCAGTCTGTCCTTTTCATACACACCGCTGGCATGCATATGCAAACTCTTACGCTCACTTTAACTATCCAAGCTTGTGCGAATGAGAAAGGGACAAATCATCTGTATGCAAGTAGGtctctacatatgtatgtatgtattacacacacatatgtatatacaaatgcATGCAAATGTTGTATGTATAGAAGTCACGAATTGGGCAGGCTGAAACTGGAAATTTTCTTCCTTCGCTTCAGGTCCCCAAGTTTCATGCTGTTCATGCGCTTTCCCATTACCAAGGAATATAATGTTAAGTGGCTACTTTATGGTTAACAAATGATcttatgaaaattattaatttttggattcttcttttttttatatagtattttacaAAGTGCAATCCTGAGTACGAAGTACACAGTTCAACTGGAAAGAGCTAAGTTTGTACAGAGTATAGCTATTGACATTTAATTGagcaattataatttatttcatattcttataaatacatacgtaATGCTTATATCAGAGGAGCACTTAGTATAATGCAGTTACAAGACAACTCGAATAAAAATGGACCGAAAATAGGCAAACTCATTTTGATATTAGTCAGAACCCAAATCTTGGTTCCTTTTCTAGTATTAAACCTGACAAAGCCGATCGTTAATACCGTAGAAACCAGACCCAAGATCAAGTACAAAACTTATGTAAATTTAAGTCAAATGCGCAAGATTACAGCTTAAATTGACCATTTAGTTAATTAACCCATTTTAGGCCACATTTcgaattttccaattttaagTAGTTATGAGATGaattatgaatttcaattggTGTCCCCCCAAATACcaagaaacaacaaactattgtataatttacatagatttattatttataatgcattGGATTTAAACTAGATATTGATAGTTTGTTTAGTTAGTAGAATAGGACCTGGATAATCTGGATGTAGCATACATAGGACAATCAATCACTTAACGCTAAAAGATCTACGAGACGAATATCCGATTCACATCCAATATCTTTATCATCTATGCTAATTCCAGTGGAACACTATGAACAGAATCACAAACAAAC
This is a stretch of genomic DNA from Drosophila albomicans strain 15112-1751.03 chromosome 3, ASM965048v2, whole genome shotgun sequence. It encodes these proteins:
- the LOC117568978 gene encoding CCHC-type zinc finger nucleic acid binding protein, whose product is MSMSATCYKCNRPGHFARDCSLGGGPGGGGPGGGGGMRDGGGGGGMRRNREKCYKCNQFGHFARACPEEAERCYRCNGVGHISKDCTQADNPSCYRCNKPGHWVRNCPEAVNERGSGPANVSCYKCNRTGHISKNCPETSKTCYGCGKSGHLRRECDEKGGRN